One Halalkalicoccus sp. NIPERK01 genomic region harbors:
- the eif1A gene encoding translation initiation factor eIF-1A: MSEESGRRNLRMPNDDEMFAVVTDMLGGGRVRLQCNDGKERMGRIPGRMRFRTWINEGDVVLIEPWDWQDEKADIEWRYKGQDADQLRREGHID, translated from the coding sequence GTGAGTGAAGAAAGCGGGCGCCGGAACCTCCGGATGCCCAACGACGACGAGATGTTCGCCGTCGTCACCGACATGCTCGGTGGCGGACGCGTCAGACTCCAGTGTAACGACGGCAAAGAGCGCATGGGCCGCATCCCCGGCCGGATGCGTTTTCGAACCTGGATCAACGAGGGCGACGTCGTCCTGATCGAACCGTGGGACTGGCAGGACGAGAAGGCCGACATCGAGTGGCGCTACAAGGGCCAGGACGCGGATCAACTGCGCCGCGAAGGCCACATCGACTGA
- a CDS encoding asparagine synthase-related protein, which translates to MVGIWGAIGTEPVRTDQRERLTADLEWNGLETTGEYTDGDVTVGIATHSDEPQPVWTGEDVAVWLWGSVWGFDGPDGYSLPTGPPAAYCASLYEEYGLEFVAGLNGNFVGAVYDPSERRVSLFTDRLGSRAVHCYRTDGGIVFSTNVQSLPLHPAVETGFDVEYLAEYFSLQRAFGVKTPLDGVERLQPGSITTVSLDETTVETERYWTPSYDPVDEPREYFVRRIAETLTRAVEERTDPDTEYGLLLSGGSDSRLTLAALMAADRDVRCYHLADWVNPEARIARRVATAADVPITLLQRGREYQANTLRKTPRAGNFVGYFNQIHAAGFEGTLREDVEYLFTGHYGDMLFKGNHVPTRTIDLGGLGSFPLPVEEDVESVEEYVSGRVSEAPPYIRDALSRDMYDVYAANVSREGEGIVDHGIAYGSLQEATVCSRCPLTNGTSQFFYYGTLQTMPSGTLFLDNRLVDLFLSTPTSYLLRGNLIGEAIEYLDPDLAAIPHGSTNVPLSYPPAIQQAGRIATAFKRRHFPEPIDEPHWTAGPWTNHSELIRSQGFVRETIDEHEELIRALPFLSWEGVNECYQAHLDGADNLAALYTLVTFLRMPLTRRLAQAERPVATTP; encoded by the coding sequence ATGGTTGGGATCTGGGGAGCGATAGGTACTGAGCCGGTGCGAACGGACCAGAGGGAACGTCTGACGGCGGATCTGGAGTGGAACGGGCTGGAGACGACGGGCGAGTATACGGACGGGGACGTGACGGTCGGCATCGCCACGCACTCCGACGAGCCACAACCGGTCTGGACGGGCGAGGACGTGGCCGTCTGGCTGTGGGGCTCGGTCTGGGGGTTCGACGGCCCCGACGGGTACTCGCTCCCGACCGGCCCTCCCGCGGCCTACTGTGCGTCGCTGTACGAGGAGTACGGTCTCGAGTTCGTCGCCGGCCTCAACGGGAACTTCGTCGGCGCCGTCTACGACCCCTCCGAGAGACGGGTCTCGCTGTTCACCGACCGCCTCGGGAGCCGGGCGGTTCACTGCTACCGGACCGACGGGGGCATCGTCTTTTCGACGAACGTCCAGTCCCTGCCGCTTCACCCGGCCGTCGAGACGGGCTTCGACGTCGAGTACCTCGCGGAGTACTTCTCCCTCCAGCGGGCGTTCGGGGTGAAGACGCCGCTCGACGGCGTCGAGCGCCTCCAGCCGGGGTCGATCACGACCGTCTCGCTCGACGAAACGACGGTCGAGACCGAGCGGTACTGGACGCCCAGCTACGACCCGGTGGACGAGCCACGGGAGTACTTCGTCCGGCGGATCGCGGAGACGCTTACGCGGGCGGTCGAGGAGCGAACCGACCCCGACACGGAGTACGGACTGCTCCTCAGCGGGGGCAGCGACTCGCGGCTCACGCTGGCGGCGCTCATGGCGGCCGACCGGGACGTCCGCTGCTATCACCTCGCCGACTGGGTCAACCCGGAGGCGCGGATCGCCCGCCGGGTGGCCACGGCGGCCGACGTCCCGATCACGTTGCTACAGCGTGGCCGGGAGTACCAGGCCAACACCCTGCGAAAGACGCCGCGGGCCGGGAACTTCGTCGGCTACTTCAACCAGATCCACGCCGCCGGGTTCGAGGGGACCCTCCGCGAGGACGTCGAGTACCTCTTTACCGGCCACTACGGCGACATGCTGTTCAAGGGCAACCACGTTCCGACGCGGACGATCGACCTCGGCGGGCTGGGGTCGTTCCCCCTCCCGGTCGAGGAGGATGTCGAAAGCGTCGAGGAGTACGTCTCCGGACGCGTCTCGGAGGCTCCGCCGTACATCCGCGATGCGCTCTCGCGGGACATGTACGACGTGTACGCCGCGAACGTCTCCCGGGAGGGCGAGGGGATCGTCGACCACGGCATCGCCTACGGCTCCCTGCAGGAGGCGACCGTCTGTAGCCGGTGCCCGCTGACCAACGGGACCTCGCAGTTCTTCTACTACGGGACGCTCCAGACGATGCCCTCGGGCACGCTCTTTCTGGACAACCGCCTCGTCGACCTGTTCCTCTCGACGCCCACGTCGTACCTCCTCCGGGGCAACCTCATCGGCGAGGCCATCGAGTACCTCGATCCCGACCTCGCGGCGATCCCTCACGGGAGCACGAACGTCCCGCTGTCGTACCCCCCCGCGATCCAGCAGGCCGGGCGGATCGCGACGGCGTTCAAGCGCCGCCACTTCCCGGAACCGATCGACGAACCCCACTGGACGGCCGGCCCGTGGACGAACCACTCCGAACTCATCCGCTCGCAGGGGTTCGTCCGCGAGACGATCGATGAACACGAGGAGCTCATCCGGGCGCTGCCGTTCCTGAGTTGGGAGGGCGTCAACGAGTGTTATCAGGCTCACCTCGACGGCGCGGACAACC